A stretch of the Aphis gossypii isolate Hap1 chromosome 2, ASM2018417v2, whole genome shotgun sequence genome encodes the following:
- the LOC114121889 gene encoding DNA mismatch repair protein Mlh1, protein MDQQVPIVRKLAEDVVNRIAAGEVIQRPANALKELLENSLDAKSTNIQVTLKNGGLKLLQIQDNGTGIRTEDLGIVCERFTTSKLQQFEDLTKISTYGFRGEALASISHVAHLTITTKTNGALCAYKALYKDGKLKAPPKSCAGNVGTIITVEDLFHNIATRKKSMKSFNEEHLKVVEVVSRYAIHNPMVGFTVKKQGELLTEVKTNQGSTHIDNIQAIYGSTISRALLEVNDYCNVLKVKIKGYVSNPNFSAKKQIFILFINDRLVDSQGLRKAVDQVYSIYLAKGSHPFIYLSLNLDPMNVDVNVHPTKHEVHFLHEDKIIDKVVDAIQDKLSGSNTSRTFYTQTRLPMSCDTLIDKSKEKLEIKESEKLNNTNSTNVSQNKMVRTDCSEQKIDKFLNTSNSSNSTLMLPKSKTNDVITRREIKLTSVLSLRKEIENCCSETLQTIFQNHKYVGAASPTWSLFQHDTNLYICNSNNVLQEMFYQIMMYEFGNFGVIKFSNALSIYELIMIALELSESGYQGSEDKPKEELAHDATEIIVSRALMLNDYFSIEIDTDANILSIPLLLEGFLPDLDGLPLYLLRLASEVDWSSEKQCFHSFCRETARFYILHPWKQQCGDNDDISDAAPDRNWAWSLEHVLYPSLRKSFQPPKHFLEDGTLLQIASLPDMYKVFERC, encoded by the exons ATGGATCAACAGGTACCAATTGTCAGAAAATTAGCAGAAGACGTAGTAAACAGAATTGCTGCTGGGGAAGTAATTCAAAGGCCAGCTAATGCTTTAAAGGAACTTTTAGAAAACAG CCTGGATGCTAAATCTACAAACATTCAAGTTACATTGAAAAACGGAGGTTTAAAATTACTTCAG ATACAAGACAACGGCACTGGTATTCGTACTGAGGATTTAGGTATTGTATGTGAACGGTTCACTACTAgtaaattacaacaatttgAAGATTTGACTAAAATATCTACTTATGGATTTAGAGGTGAAGCATTGGCTAGCATAAGTCATGTCGCTCATTTGACAATTACTACAAAAACCAATGGAGCCCTTTGTgcctataa AGCATTGTACAAAGATGGTAAATTAAAAGCTCCACCTAAATCTTGTGCTGGTAATGTTGGAACCATAATCACTGTTGAAGATTTATTCCATAATATCGCTACAAGgaaaaaatcaatgaaaagttttaatgaagaacatttaaaagttgttGAAGTA gtGAGTCGATATGCTATACACAATCCAATGGTTggatttacagtaaaaaaacaaGGGGAATTATTGACCgaagtaaaaacaaatcaagGTTCTActcatattgataatattcaagCTATTTATGGTTCAACAATCTCTAG agCTTTGTTAGAAGTAAATGATTATTGTAATGttcttaaagttaaaattaaaggaTATGTGTCAAATCCAAATTTTTCAGCTaaaaaacagatttttatattgtttataaatgatcGTTTAGTTGATTCCCAAg gaTTGAGAAAAGCTGTGGATCAAGTATACAGCATTTATTTAGCGAAGGGATCGCATCCATTCATATACTTGAGCTTAAACTTGGATCCAATGAATGTTGATGTAAATGTGCATCCTACTAAACATGAAGTTCATTTTTTACACGaggataaaattattgataaggTTGTTGATGCAATTCAAGATAAACTTTCTGGTTCTAATACATCAAGAACATTCTATACTCAG acaagATTGCCAATGTCATGTGATACATTAATAGATAAATCTAaggaaaaattagaaattaaagaaagtgaaaaattaaataatacgaatTCCACAAAtgtttcacaaaataaaatggtaagAACAGATTGCTCTGAAcagaaaattgataaattcttAAACACAAGTAACAGTAGTAATAGCACGTTAATGTTACCTAAATCAAAGACCAACGATGTAATTACCCG ACGGGAAATAAAGCTTACTAGTGTATTATCTTTACGCAAAGAAATTGAAAACTGCTGTAGTGAAACCTTGCAGACAATTTTTCAGAATCACAAGTATGTTGGCGCAGCTTCACCTACTTGGTCATTATTTCAACACGATACAAACCTATACATTTGTAATTCTAATAATGTGct gcaagaaatgttttatcaaattatgatGTACGAATTTGGTAATTTCGGTGTCATAAAATTTTCA AACGCATTATCTATTTATGAGTTGATAATGATTGCATTGGAACTATCAGAATCTGGATATCAAGGAAGTGAAGATAAGCCGAAAGAAGAATTAGCTCATGATGCTACCGAGATAATAGTATCTAGAGCTTTAATGTTAAATGActatttttctattgaaaTTGACACTGATGCTAATATTTTGTCCATACCTCTATTGTTAG agGGATTTCTTCCAGATTTAGATGGACTAccattatacttattacgtTTAGCTAGCGAAGTTGATTGGTCCAGCGAAAAGCAATGTTTCCATAGTTTTTGTCGTGAAACAGctagattttatatattgcatCCATGGAAACAACAATGTGGTGACAATGATGATATATCA gaTGCTGCACCAGATAGAAATTGGGCTTGGAGTTTAGAACATGTCTTATATCCATCTTTACGGAAATCATTTCAGCctccaaaacattttttagaagATGGCACACTTTTGCAAATAGCTAGTTTACCTGatatgtataaagtatttgagcgatgttaa